From Tachysurus fulvidraco isolate hzauxx_2018 chromosome 10, HZAU_PFXX_2.0, whole genome shotgun sequence, one genomic window encodes:
- the phf21ab gene encoding PHD finger protein 21A isoform X7: MMELQTLQEALKVEIQVHQKLVAQMKQDPQNADLKKQLHELQAKITALSEKQKKVVEQLRKELLVKQEPELKLQTVQAVADGKAMILSPPCLPQQQPTLPPHNKAAPQKTLQVTPVITTKTLPLVLKAAASTMPASVTAPRPTVAMVTAISNTPRPALTSDSRNAPVNLQMSSKLSSKDTEAASRVVPKNVIVVQASTTSAQPIKVPQFVPPPRLTPRPTFLPQVRPKPATHNNVPIAPAPPPPMMAAPQLLQRPVMLTTKLTSALHTSPSHIHQVRIVNGQPCAIPKTIPSTGTSTSHVTGIVIGGPMQTLQISSLNADIKTVNSQGASEQVLTSSPSSASPPVSPPKVKREENPQKLAFMVSLGLVTHDHLEEASLIGITGCFGLVPSVTEIQSRRQERKRRTTANPVYSGAVFEPERKKSAVTYLNTPLHQGTRKRANEDPLSKILKKEEAIPWPGTLAIVHSYIAYKEAKEEEKQKLMKWSTELKLEREQLEQKVKQLSNSITKCMETKNSILAQQKEMQASLEKVKHLVRLIHSFNLSQTIEIGANQEDNPEDKTDGCQEPKATVHSCTKPSASEQNPAQVAAQVPAAGMVPKVQAEPEVGEMADSAAAVTPEAEPKESGVTQASNTAVRDEAKPTEVTEVKENGGTDSQCSEEVGESPETITNSENTTPNASNSEDEVKMDVEDQDHGKNSNSGKISQQLLPVALNSVDISK; this comes from the exons GTTGCAGGAGGCCCTAAAAGTGGAAATACAAGTCCATCAG AAACTTGTTGCACAAATGAAGCAGGACCCACAG AATGCTGATCTGAAGAAGCAGCTTCATGAACTTCAGGCCAAGATCACTGCTCTGAGTGAAAAACAG AAAAAGGTGGTGGAACAGCTGAGAAAGGAGCTGTTGGTGAAGCAGGAGCCAGAGCTGAAGCTGCAGACGGTGCAGGCAGTGGCAGACGGCAAAGCCATGATACTCTCACCACCCTGTCTGCCTCAGCAGCAGCCCACGTTGCCTCCTCACAACAAAGCAGCTCCACAG AAGACTCTGCAAGTCACACCGGTCATCACCACGAAGACTCTACCTCTGGTACTGAAAGCTGCCGCCTCCACCATGCCTGCATCCGTGACAGCGCCACGCCCCACTGTTGCCATGGTCACTGCCATCAGCAATACCCCCAGGCCTGCCTTGACCTCTGATTCTCGCAATGCACCAGTGAACCTTCAGATGTCCAGCAAATTGAGCAGTAAGGACACAGAGGCTGCGTCACGAGTCGTGCCGAAGAACGTTATCGTT GTGCAGGCCAGCACCACCTCGGCTCAGCCTATCAAAGTTCCCCAGTTTGTCCCTCCTCCTAGACTGACGCCTCGACCCACCTTTCTGCCACAG GTTCGCCCGAAACCTGCCACTCACAACAACGTGCCCATCGCCCCTGCACCTCCTCCTCCGATGATGGCTGCTCCACAATTGCTCCAGAGACCGGTCATGCTTACTACCAAGTTAACGTCAGCGCTACACACCTCGCCAAGCCACATCCACCAAGTGCGCATTGTTAACGGCCAGCCATGCGCCATCCCTAAAACCATCCCTTCTACAGGAACCAGCACAAGTCATGTGACGGGCATCGTAATCGGTGGCCCGATGCAGACGCTGCAGATCAGCAGCTTAAACGCAGACATAAAG ACTGTGAATTCTCAGGGGGCTTCAGAGCAGGTGCTCACAAGCTCCCCTTCTTCAGCGTCTCCTCCGGTATCTCCGCCTAAAGTTAAACGAGAGGAAAATCCACAG AAACTTGCATTCATGGTGTCTCTTGGGTTGGTCACACACGATCATTTAGAAG aagcTTCCCTGATTGGTATTACAGGTTGTTTTGGGCTTGTTCCATCTGTTACAG AGATTCAGAGCCGAAGGCAGGAACGGAAAAGGAGAACGACAGCCAATCCTGTGTACAGCGGAGCAGTATTTGAGCCAGAG AGGAAAAAGAGTGCCGTCACTTATCTGAACACTCCTCTCCATCAAGGAACAAGGAAGAGAG CGAACGAGGACCCCCTTTCAAAG ATACTGAAAAAAGAGGAGGCCATTCCCTGGCCAGGGACCCTGGCGATAGTACATTCCTACATTGCGTATAAAGAAG caaaagaagaagaaaagcagaaatTAATGAAGTGGAGTACTGAGCTCAAACTAGAGCGAGAGCAACTGGAACAAAAAGTCAAGCAGCTCAGCAACTCTATAACG AAATGCATGGAGACCAAGAACAGCATCCTGGCTCAGCAGAAGGAAATGCAGGCCTCACTGGAGAAAGTGAAACACTTGGTGCGCCTCATACACAGCTTTAACCTTTCTCAGACTATAGAGATTGGTGCAAACCAGGAGGACAACCCTGAAGACAAGACTGATGGCTGCCAAGAGCCCAAGGCTACAGTTCATTCATGCACCAAGCCATCAGCTTCTGAGCAGAACCCTGCCCAAGTTGCTGCGCAGGTCCCTGCTGCTGGTATGGTTCCCAAGGTGCAGGCTGAGCCTGAGGTGGGAGAGATGGCCGACTCGGCCGCCGCTGTCACTCCTGAGGCAGAGCCGAAAGAATCAGGAGTCACGCAGGCCAGTAACACGGCAGTCAGAGACGAAGCGAAGCCAACAGAAGTTACAGAGGTCAAAGAGAATGGCGGAACGGACTCTCAGTGCTCTGAAGAGGTGGGAGAGAGTCCTGAGACCATAACAAACTCTGAAAACACAACTCCCAATGCCAGCAACAGCGAAGATGAAGTCAAGATGGACGTCGAGGATCAGGACCATGGCAAGAACAGCAACAGTGGAAAAATCTCACAACAGCTTTTGCCAGTGGCTCTCAACAGCGTGGACATCTCCAAATGA
- the phf21ab gene encoding PHD finger protein 21A isoform X6 yields MMELQTLQEALKVEIQVHQKLVAQMKQDPQNADLKKQLHELQAKITALSEKQKKVVEQLRKELLVKQEPELKLQTVQAVADGKAMILSPPCLPQQQPTLPPHNKAAPQKTLQVTPVITTKTLPLVLKAAASTMPASVTAPRPTVAMVTAISNTPRPALTSDSRNAPVNLQMSSKLSSKDTEAASRVVPKNVIVVQASTTSAQPIKVPQFVPPPRLTPRPTFLPQVRPKPATHNNVPIAPAPPPPMMAAPQLLQRPVMLTTKLTSALHTSPSHIHQVRIVNGQPCAIPKTIPSTGTSTSHVTGIVIGGPMQTLQISSLNADIKTVNSQGASEQVLTSSPSSASPPVSPPKVKREENPQKLAFMVSLGLVTHDHLEEASLIGITGCFGLVPSVTEIQSRRQERKRRTTANPVYSGAVFEPERKKSAVTYLNTPLHQGTRKRGRPPKYSSSAPGPELGCHPLLSPSSSHPASPAAERPELRGFPLPVHPHSLPQPSPSSGDILKKEEAIPWPGTLAIVHSYIAYKEAKEEEKQKLMKWSTELKLEREQLEQKVKQLSNSITKCMETKNSILAQQKEMQASLEKVKHLVRLIHSFNLSQTIEIGANQEDNPEDKTDGCQEPKATVHSCTKPSASEQNPAQVAAQVPAAGMVPKVQAEPEVGEMADSAAAVTPEAEPKESGVTQASNTAVRDEAKPTEVTEVKENGGTDSQCSEEVGESPETITNSENTTPNASNSEDEVKMDVEDQDHGKNSNSGKISQQLLPVALNSVDISK; encoded by the exons GTTGCAGGAGGCCCTAAAAGTGGAAATACAAGTCCATCAG AAACTTGTTGCACAAATGAAGCAGGACCCACAG AATGCTGATCTGAAGAAGCAGCTTCATGAACTTCAGGCCAAGATCACTGCTCTGAGTGAAAAACAG AAAAAGGTGGTGGAACAGCTGAGAAAGGAGCTGTTGGTGAAGCAGGAGCCAGAGCTGAAGCTGCAGACGGTGCAGGCAGTGGCAGACGGCAAAGCCATGATACTCTCACCACCCTGTCTGCCTCAGCAGCAGCCCACGTTGCCTCCTCACAACAAAGCAGCTCCACAG AAGACTCTGCAAGTCACACCGGTCATCACCACGAAGACTCTACCTCTGGTACTGAAAGCTGCCGCCTCCACCATGCCTGCATCCGTGACAGCGCCACGCCCCACTGTTGCCATGGTCACTGCCATCAGCAATACCCCCAGGCCTGCCTTGACCTCTGATTCTCGCAATGCACCAGTGAACCTTCAGATGTCCAGCAAATTGAGCAGTAAGGACACAGAGGCTGCGTCACGAGTCGTGCCGAAGAACGTTATCGTT GTGCAGGCCAGCACCACCTCGGCTCAGCCTATCAAAGTTCCCCAGTTTGTCCCTCCTCCTAGACTGACGCCTCGACCCACCTTTCTGCCACAG GTTCGCCCGAAACCTGCCACTCACAACAACGTGCCCATCGCCCCTGCACCTCCTCCTCCGATGATGGCTGCTCCACAATTGCTCCAGAGACCGGTCATGCTTACTACCAAGTTAACGTCAGCGCTACACACCTCGCCAAGCCACATCCACCAAGTGCGCATTGTTAACGGCCAGCCATGCGCCATCCCTAAAACCATCCCTTCTACAGGAACCAGCACAAGTCATGTGACGGGCATCGTAATCGGTGGCCCGATGCAGACGCTGCAGATCAGCAGCTTAAACGCAGACATAAAG ACTGTGAATTCTCAGGGGGCTTCAGAGCAGGTGCTCACAAGCTCCCCTTCTTCAGCGTCTCCTCCGGTATCTCCGCCTAAAGTTAAACGAGAGGAAAATCCACAG AAACTTGCATTCATGGTGTCTCTTGGGTTGGTCACACACGATCATTTAGAAG aagcTTCCCTGATTGGTATTACAGGTTGTTTTGGGCTTGTTCCATCTGTTACAG AGATTCAGAGCCGAAGGCAGGAACGGAAAAGGAGAACGACAGCCAATCCTGTGTACAGCGGAGCAGTATTTGAGCCAGAG AGGAAAAAGAGTGCCGTCACTTATCTGAACACTCCTCTCCATCAAGGAACAAGGAAGAGAG GTCGCCCACCCAAATACAGCAGCAGTGCACCAGGGCCAGAGCTGGGCTGCCACCCCCTGCTCTCCCCATCCAGCAGTCACCCCGCCTCCCCAGCCGCCGAGCGGCCTGAACTCAGGGGCTTCCCCCTCCCTGTCCACCCCCACTCTCTCCCTCAGCCCAGCCCCAGCTCCGGGGAT ATACTGAAAAAAGAGGAGGCCATTCCCTGGCCAGGGACCCTGGCGATAGTACATTCCTACATTGCGTATAAAGAAG caaaagaagaagaaaagcagaaatTAATGAAGTGGAGTACTGAGCTCAAACTAGAGCGAGAGCAACTGGAACAAAAAGTCAAGCAGCTCAGCAACTCTATAACG AAATGCATGGAGACCAAGAACAGCATCCTGGCTCAGCAGAAGGAAATGCAGGCCTCACTGGAGAAAGTGAAACACTTGGTGCGCCTCATACACAGCTTTAACCTTTCTCAGACTATAGAGATTGGTGCAAACCAGGAGGACAACCCTGAAGACAAGACTGATGGCTGCCAAGAGCCCAAGGCTACAGTTCATTCATGCACCAAGCCATCAGCTTCTGAGCAGAACCCTGCCCAAGTTGCTGCGCAGGTCCCTGCTGCTGGTATGGTTCCCAAGGTGCAGGCTGAGCCTGAGGTGGGAGAGATGGCCGACTCGGCCGCCGCTGTCACTCCTGAGGCAGAGCCGAAAGAATCAGGAGTCACGCAGGCCAGTAACACGGCAGTCAGAGACGAAGCGAAGCCAACAGAAGTTACAGAGGTCAAAGAGAATGGCGGAACGGACTCTCAGTGCTCTGAAGAGGTGGGAGAGAGTCCTGAGACCATAACAAACTCTGAAAACACAACTCCCAATGCCAGCAACAGCGAAGATGAAGTCAAGATGGACGTCGAGGATCAGGACCATGGCAAGAACAGCAACAGTGGAAAAATCTCACAACAGCTTTTGCCAGTGGCTCTCAACAGCGTGGACATCTCCAAATGA
- the phf21ab gene encoding PHD finger protein 21A isoform X8, with translation MMELQTLQEALKVEIQVHQKLVAQMKQDPQNADLKKQLHELQAKITALSEKQKKVVEQLRKELLVKQEPELKLQTVQAVADGKAMILSPPCLPQQQPTLPPHNKAAPQKTLQVTPVITTKTLPLVLKAAASTMPASVTAPRPTVAMVTAISNTPRPALTSDSRNAPVNLQMSSKLSSKDTEAASRVVPKNVIVVQASTTSAQPIKVPQFVPPPRLTPRPTFLPQVRPKPATHNNVPIAPAPPPPMMAAPQLLQRPVMLTTKLTSALHTSPSHIHQVRIVNGQPCAIPKTIPSTGTSTSHVTGIVIGGPMQTLQISSLNADIKTVNSQGASEQVLTSSPSSASPPVSPPKVKREENPQKLAFMVSLGLVTHDHLEEIQSRRQERKRRTTANPVYSGAVFEPERKKSAVTYLNTPLHQGTRKRANEDPLSKILKKEEAIPWPGTLAIVHSYIAYKEAKEEEKQKLMKWSTELKLEREQLEQKVKQLSNSITKCMETKNSILAQQKEMQASLEKVKHLVRLIHSFNLSQTIEIGANQEDNPEDKTDGCQEPKATVHSCTKPSASEQNPAQVAAQVPAAGMVPKVQAEPEVGEMADSAAAVTPEAEPKESGVTQASNTAVRDEAKPTEVTEVKENGGTDSQCSEEVGESPETITNSENTTPNASNSEDEVKMDVEDQDHGKNSNSGKISQQLLPVALNSVDISK, from the exons GTTGCAGGAGGCCCTAAAAGTGGAAATACAAGTCCATCAG AAACTTGTTGCACAAATGAAGCAGGACCCACAG AATGCTGATCTGAAGAAGCAGCTTCATGAACTTCAGGCCAAGATCACTGCTCTGAGTGAAAAACAG AAAAAGGTGGTGGAACAGCTGAGAAAGGAGCTGTTGGTGAAGCAGGAGCCAGAGCTGAAGCTGCAGACGGTGCAGGCAGTGGCAGACGGCAAAGCCATGATACTCTCACCACCCTGTCTGCCTCAGCAGCAGCCCACGTTGCCTCCTCACAACAAAGCAGCTCCACAG AAGACTCTGCAAGTCACACCGGTCATCACCACGAAGACTCTACCTCTGGTACTGAAAGCTGCCGCCTCCACCATGCCTGCATCCGTGACAGCGCCACGCCCCACTGTTGCCATGGTCACTGCCATCAGCAATACCCCCAGGCCTGCCTTGACCTCTGATTCTCGCAATGCACCAGTGAACCTTCAGATGTCCAGCAAATTGAGCAGTAAGGACACAGAGGCTGCGTCACGAGTCGTGCCGAAGAACGTTATCGTT GTGCAGGCCAGCACCACCTCGGCTCAGCCTATCAAAGTTCCCCAGTTTGTCCCTCCTCCTAGACTGACGCCTCGACCCACCTTTCTGCCACAG GTTCGCCCGAAACCTGCCACTCACAACAACGTGCCCATCGCCCCTGCACCTCCTCCTCCGATGATGGCTGCTCCACAATTGCTCCAGAGACCGGTCATGCTTACTACCAAGTTAACGTCAGCGCTACACACCTCGCCAAGCCACATCCACCAAGTGCGCATTGTTAACGGCCAGCCATGCGCCATCCCTAAAACCATCCCTTCTACAGGAACCAGCACAAGTCATGTGACGGGCATCGTAATCGGTGGCCCGATGCAGACGCTGCAGATCAGCAGCTTAAACGCAGACATAAAG ACTGTGAATTCTCAGGGGGCTTCAGAGCAGGTGCTCACAAGCTCCCCTTCTTCAGCGTCTCCTCCGGTATCTCCGCCTAAAGTTAAACGAGAGGAAAATCCACAG AAACTTGCATTCATGGTGTCTCTTGGGTTGGTCACACACGATCATTTAGAAG AGATTCAGAGCCGAAGGCAGGAACGGAAAAGGAGAACGACAGCCAATCCTGTGTACAGCGGAGCAGTATTTGAGCCAGAG AGGAAAAAGAGTGCCGTCACTTATCTGAACACTCCTCTCCATCAAGGAACAAGGAAGAGAG CGAACGAGGACCCCCTTTCAAAG ATACTGAAAAAAGAGGAGGCCATTCCCTGGCCAGGGACCCTGGCGATAGTACATTCCTACATTGCGTATAAAGAAG caaaagaagaagaaaagcagaaatTAATGAAGTGGAGTACTGAGCTCAAACTAGAGCGAGAGCAACTGGAACAAAAAGTCAAGCAGCTCAGCAACTCTATAACG AAATGCATGGAGACCAAGAACAGCATCCTGGCTCAGCAGAAGGAAATGCAGGCCTCACTGGAGAAAGTGAAACACTTGGTGCGCCTCATACACAGCTTTAACCTTTCTCAGACTATAGAGATTGGTGCAAACCAGGAGGACAACCCTGAAGACAAGACTGATGGCTGCCAAGAGCCCAAGGCTACAGTTCATTCATGCACCAAGCCATCAGCTTCTGAGCAGAACCCTGCCCAAGTTGCTGCGCAGGTCCCTGCTGCTGGTATGGTTCCCAAGGTGCAGGCTGAGCCTGAGGTGGGAGAGATGGCCGACTCGGCCGCCGCTGTCACTCCTGAGGCAGAGCCGAAAGAATCAGGAGTCACGCAGGCCAGTAACACGGCAGTCAGAGACGAAGCGAAGCCAACAGAAGTTACAGAGGTCAAAGAGAATGGCGGAACGGACTCTCAGTGCTCTGAAGAGGTGGGAGAGAGTCCTGAGACCATAACAAACTCTGAAAACACAACTCCCAATGCCAGCAACAGCGAAGATGAAGTCAAGATGGACGTCGAGGATCAGGACCATGGCAAGAACAGCAACAGTGGAAAAATCTCACAACAGCTTTTGCCAGTGGCTCTCAACAGCGTGGACATCTCCAAATGA
- the phf21ab gene encoding PHD finger protein 21A isoform X3 — MMELQTLQEALKVEIQVHQKLVAQMKQDPQNADLKKQLHELQAKITALSEKQKKVVEQLRKELLVKQEPELKLQTVQAVADGKAMILSPPCLPQQQPTLPPHNKAAPQKTLQVTPVITTKTLPLVLKAAASTMPASVTAPRPTVAMVTAISNTPRPALTSDSRNAPVNLQMSSKLSSKDTEAASRVVPKNVIVVQASTTSAQPIKVPQFVPPPRLTPRPTFLPQVRPKPATHNNVPIAPAPPPPMMAAPQLLQRPVMLTTKLTSALHTSPSHIHQVRIVNGQPCAIPKTIPSTGTSTSHVTGIVIGGPMQTLQISSLNADIKTVNSQGASEQVLTSSPSSASPPVSPPKVKREENPQKLAFMVSLGLVTHDHLEEIQSRRQERKRRTTANPVYSGAVFEPERKKSAVTYLNTPLHQGTRKRGRPPKYSSSAPGPELGCHPLLSPSSSHPASPAAERPELRGFPLPVHPHSLPQPSPSSGDGDIHEDFCTVCRRSGQLLMCDTCSRVYHLDCLDPPLKNIPKGMWICPKCKDQILKKEEAIPWPGTLAIVHSYIAYKEAKEEEKQKLMKWSTELKLEREQLEQKVKQLSNSITKCMETKNSILAQQKEMQASLEKVKHLVRLIHSFNLSQTIEIGANQEDNPEDKTDGCQEPKATVHSCTKPSASEQNPAQVAAQVPAAGMVPKVQAEPEVGEMADSAAAVTPEAEPKESGVTQASNTAVRDEAKPTEVTEVKENGGTDSQCSEEVGESPETITNSENTTPNASNSEDEVKMDVEDQDHGKNSNSGKISQQLLPVALNSVDISK; from the exons GTTGCAGGAGGCCCTAAAAGTGGAAATACAAGTCCATCAG AAACTTGTTGCACAAATGAAGCAGGACCCACAG AATGCTGATCTGAAGAAGCAGCTTCATGAACTTCAGGCCAAGATCACTGCTCTGAGTGAAAAACAG AAAAAGGTGGTGGAACAGCTGAGAAAGGAGCTGTTGGTGAAGCAGGAGCCAGAGCTGAAGCTGCAGACGGTGCAGGCAGTGGCAGACGGCAAAGCCATGATACTCTCACCACCCTGTCTGCCTCAGCAGCAGCCCACGTTGCCTCCTCACAACAAAGCAGCTCCACAG AAGACTCTGCAAGTCACACCGGTCATCACCACGAAGACTCTACCTCTGGTACTGAAAGCTGCCGCCTCCACCATGCCTGCATCCGTGACAGCGCCACGCCCCACTGTTGCCATGGTCACTGCCATCAGCAATACCCCCAGGCCTGCCTTGACCTCTGATTCTCGCAATGCACCAGTGAACCTTCAGATGTCCAGCAAATTGAGCAGTAAGGACACAGAGGCTGCGTCACGAGTCGTGCCGAAGAACGTTATCGTT GTGCAGGCCAGCACCACCTCGGCTCAGCCTATCAAAGTTCCCCAGTTTGTCCCTCCTCCTAGACTGACGCCTCGACCCACCTTTCTGCCACAG GTTCGCCCGAAACCTGCCACTCACAACAACGTGCCCATCGCCCCTGCACCTCCTCCTCCGATGATGGCTGCTCCACAATTGCTCCAGAGACCGGTCATGCTTACTACCAAGTTAACGTCAGCGCTACACACCTCGCCAAGCCACATCCACCAAGTGCGCATTGTTAACGGCCAGCCATGCGCCATCCCTAAAACCATCCCTTCTACAGGAACCAGCACAAGTCATGTGACGGGCATCGTAATCGGTGGCCCGATGCAGACGCTGCAGATCAGCAGCTTAAACGCAGACATAAAG ACTGTGAATTCTCAGGGGGCTTCAGAGCAGGTGCTCACAAGCTCCCCTTCTTCAGCGTCTCCTCCGGTATCTCCGCCTAAAGTTAAACGAGAGGAAAATCCACAG AAACTTGCATTCATGGTGTCTCTTGGGTTGGTCACACACGATCATTTAGAAG AGATTCAGAGCCGAAGGCAGGAACGGAAAAGGAGAACGACAGCCAATCCTGTGTACAGCGGAGCAGTATTTGAGCCAGAG AGGAAAAAGAGTGCCGTCACTTATCTGAACACTCCTCTCCATCAAGGAACAAGGAAGAGAG GTCGCCCACCCAAATACAGCAGCAGTGCACCAGGGCCAGAGCTGGGCTGCCACCCCCTGCTCTCCCCATCCAGCAGTCACCCCGCCTCCCCAGCCGCCGAGCGGCCTGAACTCAGGGGCTTCCCCCTCCCTGTCCACCCCCACTCTCTCCCTCAGCCCAGCCCCAGCTCCGGGGAT GGAGACATCCATGAGGATTTCTGCACTGTGTGCAGACGTAGTGGCCAGTTGCTCATGTGCGACACATGCTCACGCGTCTACCACCTCGACTGCCTGGACCCGCCCCTCAAAAATATTCCTAAAGGCATGTGGATCTGTCCCAAATGTAAAGACCAG ATACTGAAAAAAGAGGAGGCCATTCCCTGGCCAGGGACCCTGGCGATAGTACATTCCTACATTGCGTATAAAGAAG caaaagaagaagaaaagcagaaatTAATGAAGTGGAGTACTGAGCTCAAACTAGAGCGAGAGCAACTGGAACAAAAAGTCAAGCAGCTCAGCAACTCTATAACG AAATGCATGGAGACCAAGAACAGCATCCTGGCTCAGCAGAAGGAAATGCAGGCCTCACTGGAGAAAGTGAAACACTTGGTGCGCCTCATACACAGCTTTAACCTTTCTCAGACTATAGAGATTGGTGCAAACCAGGAGGACAACCCTGAAGACAAGACTGATGGCTGCCAAGAGCCCAAGGCTACAGTTCATTCATGCACCAAGCCATCAGCTTCTGAGCAGAACCCTGCCCAAGTTGCTGCGCAGGTCCCTGCTGCTGGTATGGTTCCCAAGGTGCAGGCTGAGCCTGAGGTGGGAGAGATGGCCGACTCGGCCGCCGCTGTCACTCCTGAGGCAGAGCCGAAAGAATCAGGAGTCACGCAGGCCAGTAACACGGCAGTCAGAGACGAAGCGAAGCCAACAGAAGTTACAGAGGTCAAAGAGAATGGCGGAACGGACTCTCAGTGCTCTGAAGAGGTGGGAGAGAGTCCTGAGACCATAACAAACTCTGAAAACACAACTCCCAATGCCAGCAACAGCGAAGATGAAGTCAAGATGGACGTCGAGGATCAGGACCATGGCAAGAACAGCAACAGTGGAAAAATCTCACAACAGCTTTTGCCAGTGGCTCTCAACAGCGTGGACATCTCCAAATGA
- the phf21ab gene encoding PHD finger protein 21A isoform X9, whose amino-acid sequence MPASVTAPRPTVAMVTAISNTPRPALTSDSRNAPVNLQMSSKLSSKDTEAASRVVPKNVIVVQASTTSAQPIKVPQFVPPPRLTPRPTFLPQVRPKPATHNNVPIAPAPPPPMMAAPQLLQRPVMLTTKLTSALHTSPSHIHQVRIVNGQPCAIPKTIPSTGTSTSHVTGIVIGGPMQTLQISSLNADIKTVNSQGASEQVLTSSPSSASPPVSPPKVKREENPQKLAFMVSLGLVTHDHLEEASLIGITGCFGLVPSVTEIQSRRQERKRRTTANPVYSGAVFEPERKKSAVTYLNTPLHQGTRKRGRPPKYSSSAPGPELGCHPLLSPSSSHPASPAAERPELRGFPLPVHPHSLPQPSPSSGDGDIHEDFCTVCRRSGQLLMCDTCSRVYHLDCLDPPLKNIPKGMWICPKCKDQILKKEEAIPWPGTLAIVHSYIAYKEAKEEEKQKLMKWSTELKLEREQLEQKVKQLSNSITKCMETKNSILAQQKEMQASLEKVKHLVRLIHSFNLSQTIEIGANQEDNPEDKTDGCQEPKATVHSCTKPSASEQNPAQVAAQVPAAGMVPKVQAEPEVGEMADSAAAVTPEAEPKESGVTQASNTAVRDEAKPTEVTEVKENGGTDSQCSEEVGESPETITNSENTTPNASNSEDEVKMDVEDQDHGKNSNSGKISQQLLPVALNSVDISK is encoded by the exons ATGCCTGCATCCGTGACAGCGCCACGCCCCACTGTTGCCATGGTCACTGCCATCAGCAATACCCCCAGGCCTGCCTTGACCTCTGATTCTCGCAATGCACCAGTGAACCTTCAGATGTCCAGCAAATTGAGCAGTAAGGACACAGAGGCTGCGTCACGAGTCGTGCCGAAGAACGTTATCGTT GTGCAGGCCAGCACCACCTCGGCTCAGCCTATCAAAGTTCCCCAGTTTGTCCCTCCTCCTAGACTGACGCCTCGACCCACCTTTCTGCCACAG GTTCGCCCGAAACCTGCCACTCACAACAACGTGCCCATCGCCCCTGCACCTCCTCCTCCGATGATGGCTGCTCCACAATTGCTCCAGAGACCGGTCATGCTTACTACCAAGTTAACGTCAGCGCTACACACCTCGCCAAGCCACATCCACCAAGTGCGCATTGTTAACGGCCAGCCATGCGCCATCCCTAAAACCATCCCTTCTACAGGAACCAGCACAAGTCATGTGACGGGCATCGTAATCGGTGGCCCGATGCAGACGCTGCAGATCAGCAGCTTAAACGCAGACATAAAG ACTGTGAATTCTCAGGGGGCTTCAGAGCAGGTGCTCACAAGCTCCCCTTCTTCAGCGTCTCCTCCGGTATCTCCGCCTAAAGTTAAACGAGAGGAAAATCCACAG AAACTTGCATTCATGGTGTCTCTTGGGTTGGTCACACACGATCATTTAGAAG aagcTTCCCTGATTGGTATTACAGGTTGTTTTGGGCTTGTTCCATCTGTTACAG AGATTCAGAGCCGAAGGCAGGAACGGAAAAGGAGAACGACAGCCAATCCTGTGTACAGCGGAGCAGTATTTGAGCCAGAG AGGAAAAAGAGTGCCGTCACTTATCTGAACACTCCTCTCCATCAAGGAACAAGGAAGAGAG GTCGCCCACCCAAATACAGCAGCAGTGCACCAGGGCCAGAGCTGGGCTGCCACCCCCTGCTCTCCCCATCCAGCAGTCACCCCGCCTCCCCAGCCGCCGAGCGGCCTGAACTCAGGGGCTTCCCCCTCCCTGTCCACCCCCACTCTCTCCCTCAGCCCAGCCCCAGCTCCGGGGAT GGAGACATCCATGAGGATTTCTGCACTGTGTGCAGACGTAGTGGCCAGTTGCTCATGTGCGACACATGCTCACGCGTCTACCACCTCGACTGCCTGGACCCGCCCCTCAAAAATATTCCTAAAGGCATGTGGATCTGTCCCAAATGTAAAGACCAG ATACTGAAAAAAGAGGAGGCCATTCCCTGGCCAGGGACCCTGGCGATAGTACATTCCTACATTGCGTATAAAGAAG caaaagaagaagaaaagcagaaatTAATGAAGTGGAGTACTGAGCTCAAACTAGAGCGAGAGCAACTGGAACAAAAAGTCAAGCAGCTCAGCAACTCTATAACG AAATGCATGGAGACCAAGAACAGCATCCTGGCTCAGCAGAAGGAAATGCAGGCCTCACTGGAGAAAGTGAAACACTTGGTGCGCCTCATACACAGCTTTAACCTTTCTCAGACTATAGAGATTGGTGCAAACCAGGAGGACAACCCTGAAGACAAGACTGATGGCTGCCAAGAGCCCAAGGCTACAGTTCATTCATGCACCAAGCCATCAGCTTCTGAGCAGAACCCTGCCCAAGTTGCTGCGCAGGTCCCTGCTGCTGGTATGGTTCCCAAGGTGCAGGCTGAGCCTGAGGTGGGAGAGATGGCCGACTCGGCCGCCGCTGTCACTCCTGAGGCAGAGCCGAAAGAATCAGGAGTCACGCAGGCCAGTAACACGGCAGTCAGAGACGAAGCGAAGCCAACAGAAGTTACAGAGGTCAAAGAGAATGGCGGAACGGACTCTCAGTGCTCTGAAGAGGTGGGAGAGAGTCCTGAGACCATAACAAACTCTGAAAACACAACTCCCAATGCCAGCAACAGCGAAGATGAAGTCAAGATGGACGTCGAGGATCAGGACCATGGCAAGAACAGCAACAGTGGAAAAATCTCACAACAGCTTTTGCCAGTGGCTCTCAACAGCGTGGACATCTCCAAATGA